The following proteins are co-located in the Paenibacillus sp. FSL H8-0079 genome:
- a CDS encoding AraC family transcriptional regulator, translating to MKEWSEAIQWWNKNQVKLMDIRHLVLKPGQVLKPYVLPAHAFLLMVRGEANIHLGKEKLRSNQTQVLHGDKGTTIHIHCLDMPLEYYLILYKPQPSFASTDPSRAENVQREYAFSPQQYHFAATYPLSLIPIMERMHECWASGEELHRLQVTGLLYQFVYEQFRQWKLAAEQVIEPPELAEQIAAYIQEHYAHPVSMEDMAAQFHYSSHYLARVFKRKFGCSPMDYVIQTRMNRAKVLLTETDVQIRDVAESVGYKDLYYFSRIFKRMMGETPAQYKMHSHLPKGSNRTNKKSESFIAGELGQRYIDNNDNHYQYNTWSVNDLNVRFKPTLAVSLLFSLSLLLAACGGGADPQSTANEDASLPATKMYTDASGRTVEIPAQSTKPVVITYGGYLLPLGMKPAGANKETLDLYPEEMANVPDIGSGTGNVEVVSDLEPDLIIVPDYTSTEVIGTYEKIAPTITVAWGGDPDVINTLRTMGEIMDRKEEAEKWIATFEDKLKGIRDELNINIEPGTTAMSFVIYNKEVLLGGEGGTLGKLIYQDFGFDMPEQYKAYADGGTVLSLEKLADKPADYFFTQMDDEEMEQMMELFKEPVYQSIPAIKNHRIINVSRNYWNYGPYLVDKGLDSLIEQVSKLQE from the coding sequence ATGAAAGAATGGTCAGAAGCCATTCAGTGGTGGAATAAAAATCAGGTGAAGCTCATGGACATTCGTCATCTGGTCTTGAAGCCGGGACAGGTGCTCAAGCCGTATGTTCTGCCAGCCCATGCTTTTTTGCTGATGGTCAGAGGGGAAGCCAATATTCATTTGGGCAAAGAAAAGCTCAGGTCCAACCAGACACAGGTTCTACATGGTGACAAAGGCACAACTATACATATCCATTGTCTGGATATGCCTTTGGAATATTATCTAATTCTATATAAACCTCAGCCAAGCTTCGCAAGTACCGACCCATCGAGAGCGGAAAACGTACAACGGGAGTACGCATTTTCTCCGCAGCAGTATCATTTTGCAGCAACCTATCCACTATCGCTAATTCCCATAATGGAGAGAATGCATGAATGCTGGGCAAGCGGCGAAGAATTGCACAGGCTGCAGGTCACAGGACTGTTGTATCAGTTTGTATACGAACAGTTTCGTCAATGGAAGCTGGCGGCTGAGCAGGTGATTGAACCTCCGGAATTGGCCGAGCAGATTGCAGCGTACATTCAGGAGCACTACGCGCATCCCGTGTCTATGGAGGATATGGCGGCCCAATTTCATTACAGCAGTCACTATCTGGCACGGGTATTCAAGCGCAAATTCGGGTGCAGCCCCATGGATTACGTCATCCAAACCCGGATGAACCGAGCCAAAGTATTGTTAACAGAGACAGATGTTCAGATTCGTGATGTGGCTGAGAGCGTCGGATATAAAGATCTGTACTACTTTAGCCGAATCTTCAAACGAATGATGGGAGAAACCCCTGCTCAATATAAAATGCATAGTCATCTTCCTAAAGGTTCAAATCGTACCAACAAGAAGTCGGAATCGTTCATTGCTGGAGAGCTCGGACAACGCTATATTGATAATAACGATAATCATTATCAATACAACACTTGGAGCGTGAATGACTTGAATGTTCGTTTTAAGCCTACGTTGGCGGTCAGTTTATTATTTAGTTTATCCCTGCTATTAGCAGCTTGCGGGGGAGGGGCTGATCCACAGTCAACAGCAAATGAAGATGCTTCATTGCCTGCAACCAAAATGTATACCGACGCATCGGGGAGAACGGTTGAGATTCCAGCTCAGTCTACCAAACCGGTTGTAATCACATATGGTGGGTATTTGCTGCCACTTGGAATGAAGCCGGCGGGTGCGAATAAGGAAACGCTTGATCTGTACCCGGAAGAGATGGCTAATGTGCCGGATATCGGATCAGGAACGGGGAACGTAGAAGTGGTATCGGATCTGGAGCCAGATCTGATTATCGTACCGGATTATACAAGCACGGAAGTGATCGGTACCTATGAGAAAATTGCGCCGACGATTACAGTAGCCTGGGGTGGTGACCCGGATGTCATCAACACGCTGAGAACGATGGGCGAGATTATGGATCGGAAAGAGGAAGCGGAGAAATGGATTGCTACCTTTGAAGATAAGTTGAAGGGGATTCGGGATGAACTGAACATCAACATTGAACCGGGAACCACGGCCATGTCCTTCGTCATCTACAATAAGGAGGTATTACTTGGGGGAGAAGGCGGCACATTGGGCAAGCTGATATACCAGGATTTCGGATTTGATATGCCTGAACAGTACAAAGCCTATGCAGATGGTGGAACCGTGCTCTCATTGGAGAAGCTGGCGGATAAACCTGCAGACTACTTCTTCACCCAGATGGACGATGAAGAGATGGAGCAGATGATGGAACTATTCAAGGAGCCGGTGTATCAGAGTATTCCTGCAATTAAAAATCATCGGATCATTAATGTATCTCGCAACTATTGGAATTATGGACCGTATCTGGTCGACAAGGGACTGGATAGCCTGATTGAGCAAGTGAGCAAGCTTCAGGAATAG
- a CDS encoding alkaline phosphatase yields the protein MLNRFNVRAAKMMLAVTTIVTATLGGSSAAWAVEDTTSTTSASPIKNVIILIPDGMANDATALARWYKGSSLTLDSMASGMVRTHSADAPIADSAPAGTAFATGYKSHTGFVGVLPDKATMPGQKAIAPGDARKPVASVLEASKLAGKATGIIATSEIMHATPADFSAHYPDRKNYDALSKQQVYNGIDVVLGGGSKYLEPAGRKDGENLVSSIKALGYDYVTTPEAMKASDSNKLWGMFAPAGMAYNIDRDPAKQPSLAEMTSKAIEVLSKDEDGFFLMVEGSKVDWAAHANDPIGIISDVLAFDDAVKVAIDFAKADGETAVVAVTDHGNGGLTIGNNATSGTYDKEPLSTFIGPLKKAKLTGEGVEAKLNAKRTNIKAVMKQYYGITDLTSEEIATIKAAEPGSLNYAIGPMISKRAGIGWTTGGHTGGDVVLYTYAPNNDRPFGVIDNTDVAKYMARVLDLDLDSVSKQLFVPAKQAFTAKGATYKLDLTDAKNPKILVTKGNTKLELQIYKNIALVNGKKTALEGVIVYNGVEAFVPQTAVDLIQ from the coding sequence ATGTTAAACCGGTTTAATGTCCGTGCAGCCAAAATGATGCTCGCGGTGACAACGATTGTTACGGCTACACTCGGAGGAAGCAGTGCAGCGTGGGCTGTCGAAGACACGACCTCAACGACATCTGCATCACCGATTAAAAATGTCATTATACTCATTCCTGACGGCATGGCTAACGATGCGACTGCTTTGGCTCGTTGGTACAAAGGCTCGTCCCTAACACTGGACTCCATGGCAAGCGGCATGGTTCGTACACACTCCGCTGATGCGCCGATTGCGGACTCGGCTCCTGCCGGAACAGCTTTTGCAACAGGTTATAAATCGCATACCGGATTTGTCGGTGTACTGCCGGATAAGGCTACGATGCCTGGACAGAAAGCAATTGCACCTGGAGATGCAAGAAAGCCTGTTGCTTCCGTGCTGGAAGCATCCAAACTGGCCGGTAAAGCAACCGGGATTATAGCCACATCCGAGATTATGCACGCTACACCAGCAGACTTCTCTGCCCACTATCCGGATCGCAAAAACTACGATGCACTCAGCAAACAACAAGTCTACAATGGCATCGATGTTGTGTTGGGTGGAGGTAGCAAATACCTTGAGCCAGCTGGACGTAAAGACGGCGAGAATCTGGTTTCTTCCATTAAAGCACTGGGTTACGATTACGTCACTACACCGGAGGCAATGAAAGCATCCGATTCAAATAAATTATGGGGCATGTTCGCACCCGCAGGCATGGCTTACAATATAGACCGTGATCCTGCCAAGCAGCCAAGCCTTGCTGAGATGACATCCAAAGCCATTGAAGTTCTGTCCAAAGACGAAGACGGCTTCTTTCTAATGGTTGAAGGCAGTAAAGTGGACTGGGCAGCTCACGCCAATGATCCGATTGGTATTATCAGTGACGTGCTGGCATTTGACGATGCCGTAAAAGTAGCCATAGATTTTGCCAAAGCGGATGGAGAGACTGCCGTTGTGGCTGTTACGGACCATGGTAATGGTGGACTCACCATTGGTAACAACGCAACAAGCGGCACATACGATAAAGAGCCGTTGTCCACATTTATCGGACCTTTGAAAAAGGCCAAGCTAACAGGCGAGGGCGTTGAAGCGAAGCTGAATGCCAAGCGCACGAACATCAAAGCAGTGATGAAACAATACTATGGCATTACCGATCTGACTTCCGAAGAGATTGCCACCATTAAAGCAGCTGAACCAGGCAGCCTTAACTATGCAATCGGTCCAATGATCAGCAAACGTGCAGGGATTGGCTGGACAACTGGTGGTCATACAGGTGGAGATGTTGTGCTGTACACGTATGCTCCGAACAATGATCGTCCATTCGGTGTGATTGACAACACGGATGTCGCTAAATATATGGCACGTGTACTGGATCTGGATCTCGACAGCGTGAGTAAACAATTGTTTGTACCTGCCAAACAGGCATTTACAGCCAAAGGCGCGACCTACAAGCTGGATCTGACGGACGCCAAAAATCCAAAGATCCTCGTTACAAAAGGTAACACCAAGCTGGAACTTCAAATCTACAAAAATATCGCACTGGTGAACGGCAAAAAGACAGCGTTGGAAGGTGTCATTGTCTATAACGGTGTAGAAGCCTTTGTTCCACAGACGGCCGTTGATCTGATTCAATAA
- a CDS encoding VOC family protein, whose product MLIKLNWITLRVSNLEASLGFYHDMLGLPIQRRFESRGRQIAMLGMENAAKLELIEGSESILKREAGVSIGYEVSSLDEAMERLTELNVPILRGPIQPNPQLRFIYITDPDGFEVQLAEHT is encoded by the coding sequence ATGTTGATCAAATTAAACTGGATCACGCTGAGGGTCAGTAATTTGGAAGCTTCGCTCGGGTTCTATCACGACATGCTCGGACTTCCCATTCAGCGCAGATTCGAAAGCCGTGGACGGCAGATTGCCATGCTGGGCATGGAGAATGCAGCCAAGCTGGAACTGATTGAGGGTAGTGAATCCATTCTTAAACGTGAGGCTGGCGTGTCAATCGGTTATGAGGTAAGCTCGCTGGATGAAGCCATGGAACGACTGACAGAGCTGAATGTCCCGATTTTACGTGGCCCCATCCAGCCCAATCCGCAGCTGCGGTTTATTTACATTACAGATCCAGATGGTTTCGAGGTACAACTCGCAGAGCATACCTAA
- a CDS encoding GNAT family N-acetyltransferase, with product MKNKGMKDSSACDDRTYEIRNDNGAERVRLYDQHLFKDMDWPNTEDGRYARAYLEPMMQQGPQSFMSNVETTLLLARIDDLVIPVTMNDTEYDNAYVCSPYTHYVSYAKQELTMLQKPMLEKGLSALLSLIGWGMKRSQINKVVHVNNWLLSTNLYPAMSGDQAACLLAAVQERYPEHVIVFRSLCPGLHSDLTARLTEAGCRLIPSRQIYLYRAYDPNFGNSKSRWLLKRDYELLAKHGYELVSVTDMTDADIPRIVELYKLLYLEKYSYHNPQFTERFIAAAMASGTLRLYGLRKEGRLDAVMGYFCRNGVMTTPLFGYDTAVPQSVGLYRMLSACLIGQSRENGHLLHESAGAAQFKRNRGAVADFEYSAVYERHLPWGRRWCWLLLDRLLNRVGVPLMRRMKL from the coding sequence TTGAAGAATAAAGGAATGAAAGACAGCTCGGCCTGCGATGACCGTACATATGAGATTAGGAATGATAACGGCGCTGAACGCGTGCGTCTATATGATCAACATTTGTTCAAAGACATGGACTGGCCTAATACAGAGGACGGCAGATATGCCAGGGCTTATTTGGAACCTATGATGCAGCAAGGGCCCCAAAGCTTTATGTCCAACGTGGAAACGACATTGCTGCTCGCCCGGATCGATGATCTCGTTATTCCGGTGACAATGAACGATACAGAGTATGATAATGCTTATGTCTGTTCGCCATACACGCATTACGTGAGTTACGCCAAGCAGGAATTGACCATGTTGCAGAAGCCCATGTTGGAAAAAGGTCTTTCTGCGCTGCTCAGTCTAATCGGTTGGGGAATGAAGCGATCACAGATCAACAAAGTCGTGCATGTGAACAACTGGTTGTTGTCCACCAATCTGTATCCAGCCATGTCTGGTGATCAGGCGGCTTGTTTGCTTGCAGCGGTACAAGAGCGATACCCTGAGCATGTCATTGTGTTTCGCTCCTTGTGTCCGGGACTTCATTCCGATCTGACGGCGAGGCTAACAGAAGCGGGGTGTCGATTGATCCCAAGCCGACAAATCTATCTGTACCGAGCGTATGATCCGAATTTTGGCAACTCGAAGTCGCGCTGGTTGCTAAAGCGGGATTACGAATTATTGGCCAAGCATGGATACGAACTCGTATCCGTAACAGATATGACAGATGCAGATATTCCGCGAATCGTGGAGTTGTACAAGCTGTTATACCTTGAAAAATACTCCTATCACAATCCGCAATTCACCGAGCGGTTCATTGCTGCTGCGATGGCTTCAGGAACACTCAGGCTCTATGGACTGCGAAAAGAGGGGCGCCTGGACGCGGTCATGGGTTATTTCTGCCGCAATGGAGTTATGACAACGCCGCTGTTCGGTTACGACACAGCGGTGCCCCAGTCTGTTGGACTATACCGCATGTTATCGGCCTGTCTGATCGGACAGTCTCGCGAGAACGGCCATCTGTTGCATGAGAGCGCCGGGGCTGCGCAGTTCAAGCGCAATCGCGGTGCTGTGGCGGATTTCGAGTATTCCGCTGTATATGAGCGCCATCTTCCTTGGGGCAGACGCTGGTGCTGGCTACTGCTTGATCGGTTGTTGAATCGCGTAGGTGTGCCGCTGATGCGCCGCATGAAGCTGTAA
- a CDS encoding DUF4274 domain-containing protein: protein MNWLEISKSKDVEQVRPAVGVLDINEQDDRGRTPLMLFLTNRMPTEAIRCLLEFGPNLEVEDKLGDTALKKAVKFKQIEAIQLLIEHGVKLDAPLGIQASAWNVARRNPDIADMLLDTKGAVRLKLTQAEQSIVDEILYEESSDKATAQIRALDSAVLLHAIVNGYNWDDSPEPMIAVCEHPECAEITRLDMAELLDADYWLEMDEDEVSEREDGPAYRQLAEQLSG from the coding sequence ATGAATTGGTTGGAGATTAGCAAATCCAAAGATGTGGAACAAGTCAGACCAGCCGTCGGTGTATTGGATATCAACGAACAGGATGATCGTGGGCGTACACCGCTGATGCTCTTTTTGACAAATCGTATGCCGACTGAAGCGATCCGGTGTCTTCTGGAATTCGGCCCGAACTTGGAAGTGGAGGACAAGCTTGGGGATACCGCCCTGAAAAAAGCTGTGAAGTTCAAGCAAATTGAAGCCATTCAGCTATTGATTGAACATGGAGTCAAACTGGACGCTCCCCTTGGAATTCAGGCCAGTGCCTGGAACGTAGCGAGACGTAATCCGGACATAGCGGATATGTTACTGGATACCAAAGGTGCGGTTAGACTCAAGCTGACCCAGGCGGAGCAAAGCATTGTAGATGAAATTTTGTACGAGGAGTCTTCAGACAAGGCAACTGCCCAAATCCGTGCACTGGATTCAGCTGTACTCCTGCATGCCATTGTGAACGGATACAACTGGGACGACAGTCCTGAGCCGATGATTGCAGTATGTGAACATCCTGAATGTGCAGAGATTACGCGGCTGGATATGGCAGAACTGCTGGATGCGGACTACTGGCTGGAGATGGATGAAGATGAGGTCAGCGAGAGAGAGGACGGACCGGCGTATCGTCAGCTTGCAGAGCAATTATCCGGATAG
- a CDS encoding pectate lyase, protein MLLLAVTLLLLTISTAPSTYGAASYPNTGTNGLTGFAGSAKNENGVSKAATTGGKNGQVVYVSNLNDLRTHMAGSTAKIVVVEQNISSSSLQKVEFGANKTLVGSFDKHTLTNIHFRSTSSSSNVIFQNLTFQHSANINGNDDIQVYITSGSNYWIDHVTFAGHSYSSGGSDLDKLLYIGDRADFITISNSKFANHKYGVILGHPNDGNSSYNGVPHVTMSNNYFENLNVRGPGLLRYGYFHLKNNYANNFNQAITIGEKARIYSENNYFGAGAEKGGILDDKGKGEFTDTGSTPALNSPTSPKTNWRPSSNYSYQVESASYAREFVTKYAGSSNTTLVFGK, encoded by the coding sequence TTGCTTTTACTCGCAGTAACTCTATTGTTGTTAACGATCTCAACGGCTCCGTCTACATATGGCGCGGCCAGTTATCCAAACACAGGTACGAACGGATTAACCGGTTTTGCAGGCAGTGCCAAGAATGAAAATGGTGTATCCAAGGCAGCTACGACAGGTGGCAAGAACGGTCAGGTGGTTTACGTTAGTAATCTTAATGACCTGAGAACACATATGGCGGGCTCTACAGCCAAAATTGTCGTTGTTGAACAGAATATTTCTTCTTCCTCTCTGCAAAAGGTTGAATTTGGAGCGAACAAGACACTGGTAGGTTCTTTTGACAAACATACATTAACGAATATTCATTTCAGATCTACAAGCAGTTCAAGCAATGTGATTTTTCAGAACCTGACCTTTCAACATTCAGCGAATATCAACGGCAATGATGATATCCAGGTGTACATCACTTCTGGCTCCAATTACTGGATCGATCATGTGACGTTCGCTGGCCACAGCTATAGCTCTGGCGGAAGTGATCTGGACAAGCTTCTGTATATCGGTGATCGCGCTGACTTCATTACGATTAGCAATTCCAAATTTGCGAACCATAAGTATGGCGTTATCCTCGGTCATCCGAATGATGGTAACAGCAGTTACAATGGCGTACCTCATGTGACGATGTCTAATAATTACTTCGAAAATTTAAATGTACGTGGTCCTGGACTTTTAAGATATGGTTACTTCCATCTCAAAAACAACTATGCCAACAACTTTAATCAGGCCATCACAATTGGTGAAAAAGCACGGATTTATTCTGAAAACAACTACTTTGGTGCTGGCGCTGAAAAGGGTGGCATCCTGGATGACAAAGGAAAAGGTGAGTTTACGGATACGGGCAGTACGCCGGCTCTGAATAGCCCGACTTCTCCTAAAACGAACTGGAGACCAAGCTCCAACTATAGTTATCAGGTAGAGAGTGCCAGCTACGCGCGTGAGTTCGTCACCAAGTATGCAGGATCATCCAATACCACACTTGTATTCGGAAAATAA
- a CDS encoding glycoside hydrolase family 1 protein codes for MKHNFPKNFMWGAATSAAQVEGGWNEGGRGASIMDILGGSVDGSVHRHQTEKVMPDVYYPGHVASDFYHNFKEDIALMGQMGLKSYRMSISWSRVFPKGDETVPNEEGLKFYDDVFEELSKYNIEPIVTILHYDAPLHLADHYGGWSNRKMIDFYINYCEVLFNRYKGKVKYWITFNEINCLLVPFGVITAGAMNMSYKSQDNTEQLRVQALHHQFVASAKAVALGHRIDNNNKIGCMIAYMCNYPLTCHPEDIRLAQQEDQIKNMLCGDVMIRGSYPVFAERYFKQKDIHIEMLPGDEETLKDGTVDFYSMSYYMTNCIGNDKSKELTAGNLIYGMKNPYLEATEWGWQIDPIGLRWVLNHVYDRYQIPIMIVENGMGTADIVQDGRIHDDYRIDYLRQHIEQIGESINDGVDVVAYTPWSALDLVSLSGGTMRKRYGFIYVNKDDEGNGDLKRIPKDSFYWYQKVIENNGEDLD; via the coding sequence ATGAAACACAATTTTCCAAAGAATTTCATGTGGGGAGCAGCAACATCTGCAGCACAAGTTGAAGGAGGGTGGAACGAAGGCGGGAGAGGCGCAAGTATAATGGACATATTAGGCGGAAGTGTGGACGGTAGTGTACATCGGCACCAAACCGAGAAAGTTATGCCGGATGTGTACTATCCAGGTCATGTTGCGAGCGACTTCTACCATAATTTTAAAGAAGATATTGCTTTGATGGGGCAGATGGGACTTAAATCGTATAGAATGTCAATTTCTTGGAGCCGTGTGTTTCCTAAAGGGGATGAAACCGTTCCAAACGAAGAGGGTTTGAAATTTTATGATGATGTGTTCGAGGAACTGTCAAAGTATAATATTGAACCCATTGTAACCATTCTTCACTATGATGCACCTTTGCATCTAGCGGATCACTACGGTGGTTGGTCTAATCGTAAGATGATTGATTTCTACATCAATTACTGTGAAGTTTTGTTTAACCGCTATAAGGGAAAAGTGAAGTATTGGATCACGTTTAATGAAATTAACTGTCTACTTGTTCCCTTTGGCGTTATTACTGCTGGTGCGATGAATATGTCCTATAAGTCCCAGGATAATACGGAACAGCTCCGCGTCCAAGCTCTTCATCACCAGTTCGTAGCAAGCGCAAAAGCCGTTGCATTAGGCCATCGCATTGACAATAATAATAAGATTGGATGTATGATTGCATATATGTGTAATTATCCACTAACCTGTCACCCAGAAGATATTCGTCTTGCACAACAAGAAGATCAGATCAAAAATATGTTATGCGGGGACGTCATGATTAGAGGTTCATATCCCGTATTTGCGGAAAGATATTTCAAACAAAAAGACATTCATATTGAGATGCTTCCTGGAGATGAAGAGACTTTAAAAGATGGAACAGTAGACTTTTATTCTATGAGTTATTATATGACCAATTGTATTGGAAACGATAAAAGCAAGGAACTTACCGCAGGAAATCTGATCTATGGTATGAAAAATCCTTATCTTGAAGCAACAGAATGGGGATGGCAAATAGATCCAATTGGATTGAGATGGGTGTTAAATCACGTTTATGATCGTTATCAAATTCCTATTATGATTGTCGAAAATGGTATGGGTACTGCTGATATAGTTCAAGATGGAAGAATACATGATGATTACCGAATTGATTATTTACGTCAACATATCGAACAAATTGGTGAATCAATTAATGATGGAGTAGATGTCGTTGCGTACACGCCGTGGAGTGCTCTGGACCTTGTAAGTCTGTCAGGTGGTACAATGAGAAAAAGATATGGATTTATTTATGTTAATAAAGATGATGAAGGTAATGGAGACCTAAAACGGATACCTAAAGATTCATTTTATTGGTACCAAAAGGTGATTGAGAACAATGGTGAAGATCTGGACTGA
- a CDS encoding beta-glucoside-specific PTS transporter subunit IIABC codes for MDHKKTAEEILKHLGGNENVESASHCVTRLRLSIKDMSKVNDQAIKTLKDVNGTVNQGGQYQIVIGPKVEQVYKEFEMAVSKEKPVSSRNSNPAETPKKKNVFSRMLDVLMSCFIPIIPIIAGSGMIKVLCTILVSAGVLTNESSTLQILNLMGDGVFYFLPFFVAFTAAKKFNTDHFAAMVMAAILLHPNLMAMSAEGATSTSFIGIPLQLLSYSSQAVPIILAVWLMSYVNPIADRLSPAMVKVFLRPMLTILIVAPVMLIVFGPFGDFLGGYFGKFVDVMNTWGWIAVSINALIFPFLVITGTHNALIPLIITMFATKGFDPVLIVSGLVVNIAQAGAAFAVALKTKNNQMRGIGLSAGVASLFGITEPALYGVNLRLKRPFIAVLIGSTLAGAVAGITGVTAYSFVGPSIISLPIFIGDEGFISLVWVILTVITSFVLTFIAVWLIGFKDPVDEEKESNPTVTNTLEGKDVNDSPVENVVEEHVGSPLKGEAIRLSQVNDEAFATESMGKGFAIIPSEGRVVAPFDGTVVVISKTKHAVALVSDNGMELLIHVGIDTVKLKGNHFNLEVQTGDQVQKGDTLMLFDKEEIKNLGYDLTTSIVVTNSDRYPNIQHKTGNVTYGDHVLNT; via the coding sequence GTGGATCACAAGAAAACAGCTGAAGAAATACTTAAACATTTGGGAGGAAATGAAAATGTTGAATCCGCTTCCCATTGTGTTACCCGCCTAAGGCTTTCTATAAAAGATATGTCCAAGGTAAACGATCAAGCAATTAAAACCTTGAAAGATGTAAACGGTACCGTAAACCAGGGAGGACAGTATCAAATCGTCATTGGACCGAAAGTTGAACAAGTGTATAAAGAATTTGAAATGGCAGTTTCTAAAGAAAAGCCGGTGAGTTCGAGGAACTCAAATCCCGCTGAAACACCTAAGAAGAAAAATGTATTCAGTCGGATGCTTGATGTGTTGATGAGCTGCTTCATTCCTATTATTCCTATAATTGCAGGTTCAGGGATGATTAAAGTCCTTTGTACGATATTGGTCAGCGCAGGAGTGTTGACGAATGAGAGTTCTACGCTGCAGATATTGAATCTTATGGGTGATGGCGTATTCTATTTCTTGCCGTTTTTTGTAGCCTTTACTGCTGCGAAGAAATTTAATACAGATCACTTTGCAGCTATGGTCATGGCAGCTATTTTACTACATCCTAATCTGATGGCCATGTCCGCAGAGGGGGCTACTTCTACTAGCTTTATTGGTATTCCATTACAATTGCTAAGTTATAGCTCGCAAGCTGTACCTATTATTTTGGCGGTATGGCTGATGTCTTATGTCAATCCTATTGCAGATCGTTTAAGTCCTGCAATGGTCAAGGTTTTTCTAAGACCTATGCTTACCATTTTAATTGTTGCACCTGTCATGTTAATCGTATTTGGGCCTTTTGGAGATTTCTTGGGCGGTTACTTTGGTAAATTTGTTGATGTTATGAACACATGGGGTTGGATTGCCGTAAGTATTAACGCTTTAATTTTCCCATTTCTTGTTATAACGGGTACACATAATGCGCTTATTCCTTTGATCATTACGATGTTTGCTACCAAAGGGTTTGACCCTGTATTAATCGTTAGTGGATTAGTGGTAAATATCGCACAAGCAGGAGCTGCCTTTGCTGTTGCTCTGAAAACGAAGAATAACCAAATGAGAGGTATTGGACTTTCGGCAGGTGTAGCCTCCTTATTTGGTATTACCGAGCCAGCACTATATGGGGTGAATCTAAGACTCAAGCGTCCATTTATTGCAGTTCTAATCGGCTCTACTCTGGCTGGGGCAGTAGCTGGTATAACAGGAGTGACTGCATATTCCTTTGTAGGTCCGAGCATCATTTCGCTTCCGATCTTTATTGGCGACGAAGGTTTTATATCGCTAGTATGGGTAATTTTAACCGTTATAACTTCCTTCGTACTAACATTTATCGCTGTCTGGCTAATTGGATTTAAAGATCCTGTAGATGAGGAAAAAGAAAGTAATCCAACGGTAACGAATACGCTTGAGGGCAAAGATGTGAATGATTCTCCAGTTGAGAATGTTGTTGAAGAGCATGTTGGAAGTCCACTAAAGGGGGAAGCAATACGACTCTCCCAAGTCAATGACGAAGCATTCGCGACGGAGTCTATGGGGAAAGGGTTTGCAATTATTCCTTCTGAGGGGAGAGTAGTTGCCCCATTCGATGGGACAGTTGTTGTCATAAGCAAAACCAAGCATGCGGTTGCTTTGGTTAGCGATAACGGAATGGAGCTACTGATTCATGTTGGGATCGATACGGTCAAACTGAAAGGTAATCATTTCAATCTAGAAGTTCAGACAGGAGATCAAGTTCAAAAAGGCGATACCCTAATGTTATTTGACAAAGAAGAGATTAAAAATCTTGGTTATGATCTGACAACTTCGATTGTGGTGACCAATTCAGATCGTTACCCTAACATTCAACACAAGACTGGAAACGTAACCTATGGAGATCATGTGCTGAACACTTAA